A window from Moritella yayanosii encodes these proteins:
- a CDS encoding DUF7281 domain-containing protein: MMTISRTLYNRCKKLIESNEQGLKYDEINAEIRALSGLGHKQVIPASKRTKQKIYFKLRAGEAEELQAFIKAEIGLDVLTDLYCNGDRIANAARHNDEKVGANASQDIILVNNAAGQLKLNQEVSSLFRSIHAAGQDLRHSMIDSIEHDAIIICENFTPMYYLHQLKNNPVFKHALVVYRGDSQNGKRADEVKRFIDKHQSELPLYYFGDYDPEGFSIANSFQVDGIILPDISQFSVLTNVELQKYAGKDKFFPQLNQGQSYLNVSAYPQSWHAHINFMNKFQLGWQQEHLLGADIDWSLYNK, encoded by the coding sequence ATGATGACGATTAGCAGGACGCTATATAATCGCTGTAAAAAACTAATTGAATCGAATGAACAAGGCCTAAAATACGATGAAATTAACGCAGAAATACGGGCGTTATCCGGTTTAGGTCATAAACAAGTGATCCCAGCATCCAAAAGAACAAAACAAAAAATATATTTCAAGCTACGCGCTGGCGAAGCAGAAGAGTTACAAGCTTTTATTAAAGCAGAAATAGGGCTTGATGTATTAACCGATCTCTACTGCAATGGTGACCGAATTGCTAACGCAGCAAGACACAATGATGAAAAGGTCGGCGCAAATGCATCACAAGATATCATTTTAGTGAATAACGCAGCCGGACAATTAAAACTTAACCAAGAAGTAAGTTCTTTATTTCGTTCTATTCATGCTGCTGGTCAAGATCTTCGTCATAGCATGATCGACAGTATCGAACACGATGCGATTATCATCTGTGAAAACTTCACGCCCATGTACTATCTCCATCAACTGAAAAATAACCCCGTCTTCAAACACGCACTCGTCGTTTATCGTGGCGACAGCCAAAATGGTAAGCGGGCAGATGAAGTTAAACGTTTTATCGATAAACACCAATCAGAATTACCGCTCTACTATTTTGGTGATTATGATCCAGAAGGTTTTTCAATTGCCAACAGCTTTCAAGTAGACGGCATCATACTGCCAGATATCAGCCAATTTTCAGTTTTAACTAACGTCGAACTGCAAAAGTATGCAGGTAAAGACAAGTTCTTCCCACAGCTCAATCAAGGTCAGTCTTATTTGAATGTGTCAGCGTACCCACAGTCATGGCATGCGCACATTAATTTTATGAATAAATTTCAACTTGGTTGGCAACAAGAGCATTTACTTGGTGCTGATATAGATTGGTCGTTATATAACAAATAA
- a CDS encoding basic amino acid/polyamine antiporter, giving the protein MENKLGLGMLVALVFSTMVGAGIFSLPQNVAVSASPGAITLGWLITGCGMLALVSVLRNLVVRYPNLNGGIFSYAQAGFGNYIGFMSAWGYWICNLLANVSYAVVFFSAIGYFVDTPENPMMGQGNTPIAILGGSLLIWFMHALVLRGVARAALINVFATIAKIIPILTFICLVIMAFKLDKFTLDFWGEQTPELGSVLDQVKATMMVTLWVFIGIEGAVILSNRAQDKRDVAKATGIALFSALILYIAVSLFTLGVMTQPEVAALQNPSMAHILEVIVGPWGAMLINAGLIISVSGALLSWTVISAEVPFIAAKEGLFPKAFTKENNNGVATTSLWFSSCLVQLFLILTLLQESSYLALVNIATSAVLLPYFLVGAYGVKVALSGEGYSATESRKKDLVIALVSSFYGAWLVYAAGVEYMLLCALLYLPGVLVYKKALSEKQQAFSKRDYAYSLLLLAGAAGAIYLLSTGVLSLS; this is encoded by the coding sequence ATGGAAAACAAACTTGGACTAGGCATGTTAGTGGCATTGGTATTCAGTACCATGGTCGGTGCCGGAATATTTAGTCTACCGCAAAATGTGGCTGTATCCGCATCACCTGGCGCCATTACACTGGGTTGGTTGATTACGGGTTGCGGTATGTTAGCTCTGGTGTCGGTATTACGTAATCTTGTGGTGCGCTACCCTAATTTGAATGGCGGTATTTTCTCGTATGCGCAAGCGGGTTTTGGTAACTACATCGGTTTTATGTCGGCTTGGGGTTACTGGATCTGTAACTTATTGGCGAATGTTTCCTATGCAGTGGTATTTTTCAGTGCGATTGGCTATTTTGTCGATACCCCAGAAAATCCAATGATGGGACAGGGTAATACACCGATTGCGATATTAGGTGGTTCGTTATTAATCTGGTTTATGCATGCGTTGGTATTACGTGGTGTGGCTCGTGCGGCCTTGATTAATGTCTTTGCGACGATTGCTAAAATCATCCCTATTTTAACCTTCATTTGTTTGGTTATTATGGCATTTAAGCTAGATAAATTTACCCTTGATTTTTGGGGTGAGCAAACACCGGAATTAGGCTCGGTATTAGACCAAGTTAAAGCGACTATGATGGTGACATTATGGGTGTTCATTGGTATCGAAGGGGCGGTTATTTTATCTAACCGTGCGCAAGACAAACGTGATGTGGCGAAAGCAACCGGTATTGCGCTGTTCTCGGCATTAATACTCTACATCGCGGTGAGCTTGTTTACCTTAGGTGTGATGACGCAACCGGAAGTCGCCGCATTACAAAATCCATCAATGGCTCATATTTTAGAAGTGATTGTCGGACCTTGGGGCGCAATGCTGATCAATGCGGGTCTGATTATTTCAGTATCCGGCGCGTTATTAAGCTGGACGGTGATCAGTGCCGAAGTCCCTTTCATTGCTGCGAAAGAAGGGTTGTTCCCGAAAGCATTTACCAAAGAAAACAACAACGGCGTAGCAACAACATCATTGTGGTTCTCATCTTGTTTGGTGCAGCTGTTTTTGATCTTAACCTTGTTACAAGAAAGCTCGTATTTAGCACTGGTCAACATTGCTACTTCGGCGGTGTTATTACCGTACTTCTTAGTCGGTGCTTACGGCGTAAAAGTAGCGCTAAGCGGTGAAGGTTATAGTGCCACTGAAAGTCGTAAGAAAGATCTTGTTATTGCATTAGTATCCTCATTTTATGGTGCTTGGCTTGTGTATGCGGCGGGGGTTGAATACATGCTGCTATGTGCATTGTTATATTTACCGGGTGTGTTGGTTTACAAAAAAGCCCTTAGCGAAAAACAGCAGGCATTTAGCAAGCGAGATTACGCTTACTCTCTGTTGTTACTCGCTGGCGCTGCGGGGGCTATTTACCTGTTATCAACGGGTGTGCTGTCACTTTCTTAG
- the elyC gene encoding envelope biogenesis factor ElyC, translating to MFALKKIIGTWLMPLPLLLTFFILAALLYKFTRYKRSAQVLFFSSFITLLLLSLDPVASRLAATLESQYPSYQQQSVDYIHVLGNGHTTVNSLPITSQLTPAALARTTEGVRIYKLNPTAKLIFSGYNDGDINSNAKMNARLAMALGVPKSAIILLEQPKDTIEEAIDNKKITQGKNLVLVTSATHMPRAMKIFQQQGLSPIPAPTAHVSKPVNGSPPLHYYFPRARYLAVSEIVVHEWLGLAWLSLKNNQ from the coding sequence ATGTTCGCACTTAAAAAAATCATTGGTACCTGGTTAATGCCACTGCCATTACTGCTCACTTTTTTTATCCTTGCCGCACTATTATATAAATTCACCCGCTATAAACGCAGTGCCCAAGTGCTGTTTTTTAGTAGTTTTATTACATTATTGCTATTAAGCCTAGATCCAGTCGCGAGTCGTTTAGCCGCCACATTAGAGTCTCAATACCCTAGTTATCAGCAGCAAAGCGTCGATTATATCCACGTATTGGGTAACGGTCATACAACAGTAAACAGCTTGCCGATCACCAGTCAATTAACCCCAGCAGCCCTTGCCAGAACCACTGAAGGCGTGCGGATTTATAAACTTAACCCAACAGCGAAGTTGATTTTCAGTGGTTATAACGACGGTGATATTAACAGTAATGCAAAAATGAATGCGCGCTTAGCCATGGCGTTAGGGGTACCGAAATCAGCGATTATATTATTAGAACAACCTAAAGACACGATAGAAGAAGCCATTGATAATAAAAAGATTACTCAAGGTAAAAACCTAGTATTAGTGACCTCGGCCACCCATATGCCAAGAGCCATGAAAATATTTCAACAACAAGGTTTATCCCCTATCCCTGCACCGACTGCACATGTCAGTAAACCGGTGAACGGGTCACCACCATTACATTACTACTTCCCTCGCGCTCGGTATCTTGCGGTAAGTGAAATAGTAGTCCATGAATGGTTAGGACTGGCTTGGTTGTCGTTAAAAAATAACCAATAA
- a CDS encoding sulfite exporter TauE/SafE family protein, with translation MIVVLYLVLGAAAGLIAGLFGVGGGLIIVPALVFSFSLQDLSPQVLTQLAIGTSLATIIFTSMSSIKTHHSKGAIDWSLVKRLTFGIVIGAVLGSIFADYLPGETLQMIIGIYALIVAVQMGLNLKPNAEHELPTGAGLSVAGGVIGAISALFGIGGGSLTVPYLSWCRVEMRNAVATSSACGLPIAVAGMCTYIITGWNNPELPEYSLGYIYLPAFFGIIITSTVFAKQGAKLAHSLPSHILKRYFALLLLGVGSKFIFF, from the coding sequence ATGATTGTGGTTTTATATTTAGTTTTAGGTGCTGCGGCAGGGTTGATTGCAGGGCTGTTTGGTGTCGGTGGCGGTTTAATTATCGTGCCGGCATTAGTCTTCTCTTTTAGCTTACAAGACCTTTCGCCACAGGTACTGACGCAATTAGCCATTGGTACTTCGCTAGCAACCATTATCTTTACCTCGATGAGTTCGATAAAAACCCATCACAGTAAAGGGGCCATTGATTGGTCTCTGGTCAAGCGCCTGACGTTTGGTATTGTGATTGGTGCGGTACTAGGCAGTATTTTTGCTGACTATTTGCCCGGTGAAACATTGCAAATGATCATTGGTATTTATGCATTAATCGTGGCCGTGCAAATGGGTCTTAATTTAAAACCAAACGCAGAGCATGAGTTACCAACGGGTGCCGGATTGAGTGTTGCAGGTGGTGTTATTGGTGCAATTTCAGCATTATTTGGTATTGGTGGTGGTTCGCTAACCGTGCCTTACTTATCTTGGTGTCGTGTGGAAATGCGTAATGCGGTTGCTACTTCTTCCGCTTGTGGGTTACCGATTGCGGTAGCGGGTATGTGCACTTATATCATTACTGGCTGGAATAACCCTGAATTACCCGAATACAGCTTGGGTTATATTTATTTACCGGCGTTCTTTGGCATTATCATTACCAGTACCGTGTTTGCGAAACAAGGGGCAAAATTAGCCCATTCTTTGCCAAGTCATATCCTAAAACGTTATTTTGCGTTGTTGCTATTGGGTGTTGGTTCGAAGTTTATTTTCTTCTAA
- a CDS encoding ATP-binding protein, producing the protein MTDSSQQYLCRTTYLIDSFWPGKLLELNNTGNIKVAGTNGAGKTTLLKLPMLFWGARPGRIVERNANKKSFAAYYLPRKTSYIIFDYQRPNGTPDPQLCHVLIKSDGDKLQYRFIDSPFDIKMYLDDEGNIFSDDDIKRNYRTQVRCEVSSLLSVDDYARVIQNHRDLGGKKSLRALQQRFSMSQTPIKHIEKVITSVFNKISNFDVIKQMIIEISQDAISSEMLSHNVTDMVNIDKSDIDSWLADLHSSQAILNLEEKILASLTDIDSLVEIKKDLQHLHHLADIYQQKCNQDQGTADTRLKEVLLELSDLKEAHRQQVLAIEDACHDEEKAHREIKHDLDKLEQEKIDFEDDEAATYQQRGSELSDFTLRLINLNNEQTLLSEKSADLSRTFTEQQQKQELDFNKREQQLTNEISSQRQQFTTELSENKLHYATLESELRTQTQAQVDQLTENKTPLEHTKISLNLQLTQPQSDPELTNQSQQLQQNLSQCRRRISERQEAYNRVSSESQSLRQKQHQALQTNDRLKIELNHLAQQHRDVQTLLSPAKGSLHAFLVEHVPNWQNNIGRVINPELLKHLHLEPELLAAFANAAKQADTETALTQVQDFYGIKINLNTLENASFTDSALAEKEQHITTQIGAKKAELEQLQQALELINKDVEELDKQLMSSKQLLFKQNQLLTSLVNEEDELNSKLEQHQTLAIARVQTELADTELLLVQALQALSQAKVDYQSRHNELNNERLGVHCQLETDYNQRIDSYQSSLDNLRNEAQVEMQRIADALQAALSDAGINASIFNALEAKIQQTMKAVENAKIFQQKADKYNSWLETSWSQVEPGRERLRRLDTAIQRFQQQLKDKKQDYQQSTDKLEQEKTQLDKLVTDLVLQLKGLDNSLVKLADYPAVTHDDLPEYSVNNISKLTNSQMSLLGKQQSNVLSSVNKISSELKRYSRSTLQIGWLENRIESDPEMVNYRLEEAINSGEQLSYVLKNAKLLQTSTTHEVELRANDILSIYTHLSNFDRNITRTGRKLSSHMNGKQFFSALGDIKIAIRTKMDKLGYWKQLENVNAAFEAYQANTELTHDRSIPQDLIDSLDELSAVLPKNNSMQHNELFDIEFTIVENGRTTRATTPKELEDVSSTGLSYLALITFFTGLTTMLRPDANTVITWPVDELGELHAENIQAMLTMLNQHGILIMTASPSTDKSVLQLFDHLYEIDSRNKRLIQMNVDDDPLMALLNGDAKQALAAEPELTSPVSAETSSTTTASIIAATTPVTMQEEG; encoded by the coding sequence ATGACTGATTCTTCACAACAATATCTTTGTCGCACAACTTACCTTATTGATAGCTTTTGGCCGGGTAAATTACTTGAGTTAAATAACACAGGTAATATCAAAGTAGCGGGGACCAATGGTGCCGGTAAAACAACACTACTTAAACTGCCGATGCTGTTTTGGGGTGCGCGACCTGGACGTATTGTTGAACGTAATGCCAACAAGAAATCATTTGCCGCGTATTATTTACCACGTAAAACCAGCTACATCATTTTTGACTACCAGCGTCCAAACGGTACGCCAGATCCCCAACTGTGTCACGTACTGATAAAAAGCGACGGCGATAAACTGCAGTACCGCTTTATCGACAGTCCGTTTGATATCAAAATGTACCTTGATGACGAGGGTAATATCTTTAGCGATGATGACATCAAACGTAACTATCGTACTCAGGTTCGTTGTGAAGTAAGTAGCCTGCTAAGTGTCGATGATTATGCAAGAGTCATTCAGAATCATCGTGATCTCGGCGGCAAGAAATCACTGCGTGCACTGCAACAACGTTTTTCAATGAGCCAAACACCAATTAAGCACATTGAAAAAGTCATTACCTCGGTATTTAATAAGATCTCTAATTTCGACGTAATCAAACAAATGATCATCGAGATCTCGCAAGACGCCATCAGTTCGGAAATGCTTAGCCATAACGTTACTGACATGGTTAATATTGATAAAAGCGATATCGATAGCTGGCTAGCCGATCTGCATTCATCACAAGCAATTCTCAATCTAGAAGAGAAGATCCTAGCGTCATTAACTGACATTGATTCACTGGTTGAAATAAAAAAAGATCTACAGCACCTGCATCACCTTGCTGATATCTACCAACAGAAGTGTAATCAAGATCAAGGCACCGCGGACACGCGTTTAAAAGAAGTACTGCTTGAACTGTCCGACTTAAAAGAAGCACACCGACAGCAAGTATTAGCGATCGAAGACGCCTGCCACGATGAAGAAAAAGCGCATCGCGAAATAAAACACGATCTGGATAAGTTAGAACAAGAAAAGATTGATTTTGAAGATGATGAAGCAGCAACTTATCAGCAACGTGGTTCTGAGTTATCTGATTTTACCTTACGCTTAATCAATCTAAATAATGAACAAACCTTATTAAGTGAAAAATCAGCGGATCTTAGTCGCACATTTACCGAACAACAGCAAAAGCAAGAGCTTGATTTTAACAAGCGTGAGCAACAGCTGACTAACGAGATCAGTTCTCAGCGTCAGCAGTTTACCACCGAGTTAAGTGAAAATAAACTGCACTATGCGACGTTAGAAAGTGAATTAAGAACTCAAACACAAGCGCAGGTTGATCAATTAACCGAAAATAAAACACCGCTTGAACATACTAAGATCTCGCTTAATTTGCAGTTGACACAACCGCAATCTGATCCAGAACTTACAAACCAATCTCAGCAATTACAACAGAATTTAAGCCAGTGTCGTCGTCGTATTAGCGAGCGTCAAGAAGCCTACAACCGTGTTAGCAGCGAGTCTCAAAGCTTACGCCAAAAACAACATCAAGCGCTGCAAACCAACGATCGCTTAAAAATTGAATTAAACCATTTAGCGCAGCAGCACCGCGATGTACAAACGCTATTAAGCCCAGCCAAAGGTTCTTTACATGCCTTCCTTGTTGAACACGTGCCAAACTGGCAAAACAACATTGGTCGTGTCATTAACCCTGAGTTATTAAAGCACCTGCATCTTGAACCAGAGTTATTAGCCGCATTTGCTAACGCAGCGAAACAAGCCGATACTGAAACCGCGCTAACCCAAGTGCAAGACTTTTATGGCATCAAAATAAACCTGAACACCCTAGAAAATGCGTCGTTTACAGACAGTGCATTAGCAGAAAAAGAACAGCATATCACAACGCAGATTGGCGCTAAGAAAGCGGAACTAGAACAACTGCAACAAGCACTTGAGCTGATCAACAAAGACGTAGAAGAGCTTGATAAACAATTAATGTCGAGCAAGCAATTACTGTTTAAACAGAATCAACTACTCACTAGCTTAGTAAATGAAGAAGATGAATTAAACAGTAAATTAGAACAGCATCAAACCTTAGCGATTGCGCGAGTACAAACTGAATTAGCGGATACAGAACTACTCTTAGTTCAAGCACTACAAGCATTAAGCCAAGCGAAAGTTGACTATCAAAGTCGTCATAACGAACTCAACAACGAACGTTTAGGCGTACATTGCCAGCTAGAGACTGACTATAATCAGCGTATTGATAGTTACCAGTCATCACTCGATAATCTGCGCAATGAAGCACAAGTTGAAATGCAACGTATTGCCGATGCCCTCCAAGCCGCACTGAGTGACGCGGGGATTAATGCCAGCATCTTTAACGCCCTTGAAGCGAAAATACAACAAACCATGAAAGCGGTTGAGAATGCCAAAATATTCCAACAAAAAGCAGATAAGTATAATAGCTGGTTAGAAACATCATGGTCGCAAGTGGAACCAGGTCGAGAGCGTTTACGTCGTTTAGATACTGCGATCCAACGTTTCCAACAGCAATTAAAAGATAAAAAGCAAGACTATCAGCAGTCAACCGATAAGCTAGAACAAGAAAAAACCCAGCTCGATAAGCTCGTTACTGACTTAGTATTACAATTAAAAGGCTTAGATAACAGCCTCGTCAAACTTGCAGACTACCCGGCTGTGACACATGATGATTTACCAGAATACAGCGTCAACAACATCTCTAAGCTAACCAACAGTCAAATGAGTCTGTTAGGTAAACAACAAAGTAATGTATTAAGCTCGGTGAATAAAATTAGCAGTGAATTAAAACGTTACTCAAGAAGTACACTGCAAATTGGCTGGTTAGAAAACCGCATTGAAAGTGATCCAGAGATGGTGAACTACCGTCTGGAAGAAGCGATTAACAGCGGTGAGCAGTTGAGCTATGTATTGAAAAATGCCAAATTGTTGCAAACATCGACAACGCACGAAGTGGAATTACGGGCTAACGATATTTTATCTATCTATACCCATTTAAGTAACTTTGATCGCAACATTACCCGTACCGGTCGTAAACTGTCTAGCCACATGAATGGTAAGCAGTTCTTCTCCGCCCTTGGTGATATTAAAATTGCTATTCGTACTAAAATGGACAAGTTAGGTTACTGGAAACAGCTTGAGAATGTAAACGCGGCGTTTGAGGCATACCAAGCCAATACCGAACTCACACACGATCGCAGCATTCCACAAGACTTAATCGATAGCTTAGATGAACTGTCGGCGGTATTGCCAAAAAACAATAGCATGCAGCACAATGAGTTATTTGATATTGAATTCACCATTGTGGAAAATGGTCGAACGACTCGTGCGACAACGCCAAAAGAATTGGAAGATGTATCATCAACGGGTCTATCTTATCTGGCATTAATCACCTTCTTTACCGGCTTAACGACCATGTTACGCCCCGATGCAAATACCGTGATCACTTGGCCTGTGGATGAATTAGGTGAGCTCCACGCTGAAAATATTCAGGCGATGCTAACGATGCTAAACCAGCACGGCATTCTGATCATGACAGCATCACCGTCAACCGATAAATCAGTATTGCAATTATTCGATCATCTATATGAAATTGATAGCCGTAACAAACGTCTGATCCAGATGAATGTTGACGATGATCCACTCATGGCACTGTTAAATGGGGATGCCAAACAAGCCTTAGCAGCAGAGCCTGAATTAACGTCACCGGTAAGCGCAGAGACGTCGTCTACAACTACAGCATCAATCATAGCCGCAACGACACCAGTCACTATGCAAGAAGAGGGTTAA
- a CDS encoding isochorismate synthase has protein sequence MLILTTAIKALQQLIIHAQPEQTRLSVELQPLHSTELIEWFDAQVLFPQFYWQSRDGDEEVVALGQCCHFNNINAAKGKFSGPQRIWGGCDFSHQEYYFLPQIELTRNTNSWQLSVNLPADPVLLHKDAGRDSTAQAYDKTVLLESLANLITPAPTPIPLSYKIEARSHYPEFNQWSHLVTKALTAIKQQRFAKVVLARQSILTLNRPLSAAQFLQKSRQVNQHCFHFIFALKPNDYFVGSTPERLFTRTRTQLHTEALAGTAARSDDAREDRALANWLLHDPKNRYENRLVVDDLMSRLGTRCTSLQVSMRPELVKLRKVQHLKHHISGELVAGVDDAELLASLQPTAAIAGLPRQPALDFIAENEPFSRGWYSGALGYVSQHKSEFCVAIRSARIVENELQLFAGAGIVPGSDPMSEWQELERKTATLLTLLEPDSNEHSDTNDHHDHKQKHVLANLFTSEQQRA, from the coding sequence TTGTTGATACTAACAACTGCGATTAAAGCATTACAGCAACTGATTATTCATGCTCAGCCAGAGCAAACTCGTCTTTCGGTCGAGTTACAGCCCTTGCATTCCACCGAACTGATTGAGTGGTTTGACGCTCAAGTTTTATTCCCTCAATTCTATTGGCAATCTCGAGACGGCGATGAAGAAGTCGTCGCGTTAGGCCAATGTTGTCATTTTAATAATATCAATGCTGCTAAAGGCAAGTTTTCTGGACCGCAGCGAATTTGGGGTGGGTGTGATTTTAGTCATCAAGAATATTATTTTTTACCGCAAATCGAATTAACGCGTAACACCAATAGTTGGCAATTATCGGTGAACTTACCTGCTGATCCAGTGTTACTTCACAAAGATGCTGGAAGAGATAGTACCGCGCAAGCTTATGATAAAACGGTGTTGCTTGAAAGTTTAGCGAATCTAATTACGCCTGCACCGACACCCATCCCGTTATCTTACAAGATTGAAGCGCGTAGCCACTATCCTGAATTTAACCAATGGTCTCACCTTGTCACTAAAGCATTAACTGCAATTAAGCAGCAGCGATTTGCTAAAGTTGTGTTAGCGCGACAAAGTATACTGACTTTAAACCGTCCCCTTTCTGCGGCACAGTTTTTACAGAAAAGCCGCCAAGTCAATCAGCATTGTTTCCACTTCATTTTCGCGCTTAAGCCAAACGATTACTTTGTTGGCTCGACCCCAGAGCGATTATTTACCCGCACCCGCACCCAATTGCACACCGAGGCGTTGGCAGGCACGGCGGCACGCAGTGATGATGCACGAGAAGATCGCGCGTTGGCCAATTGGTTATTACATGATCCTAAAAATCGTTATGAAAACCGTTTGGTGGTGGATGATTTAATGTCGCGTTTAGGTACCCGTTGTACTTCGTTACAAGTATCTATGCGACCAGAATTAGTTAAATTGCGTAAAGTGCAGCATTTAAAGCATCACATATCAGGTGAACTTGTTGCGGGTGTTGACGATGCTGAGTTATTAGCTAGCTTACAACCAACGGCTGCGATCGCAGGATTACCACGTCAACCGGCATTAGATTTCATTGCCGAGAATGAACCATTTTCACGGGGTTGGTATAGCGGTGCGCTTGGTTATGTGAGCCAACATAAAAGTGAGTTTTGTGTTGCGATCCGCAGTGCTCGAATAGTAGAAAATGAATTACAACTGTTTGCGGGGGCAGGGATAGTGCCGGGGTCTGATCCAATGAGTGAGTGGCAAGAATTAGAACGTAAAACAGCCACCTTATTAACCTTGCTTGAACCTGACAGTAATGAGCATAGTGATACCAACGACCATCACGATCATAAGCAGAAGCATGTGCTTGCCAATTTATTTACCTCGGAGCAACAACGCGCATGA
- the tpiA gene encoding triose-phosphate isomerase, with protein MRQALVMGNWKLNATKASVEALINGLVDAAKDNATVEVAVCPPAIFIPQVEALTANTAISYGAQDCDVNTAGAFTGENSAVMLKEFGCKYTLVGHSERRVIHGESSEVVAEKFAVAQENGLVPVLCIGETLAQFEAGETKAVVEAQLQAVVTKSGITSLNNAVIAYEPVWAIGTGKTATPEIAQDIHAHIRSWLAEQDAAVANKVQILYGGSVKGANAAELFGQADIDGGLVGGASLDAVEFSKVIAGASA; from the coding sequence ATGAGACAAGCACTAGTAATGGGTAACTGGAAATTAAACGCAACTAAAGCATCTGTAGAAGCTTTAATTAACGGTTTAGTTGATGCGGCAAAAGACAATGCAACTGTTGAAGTTGCTGTATGCCCTCCTGCTATTTTTATCCCACAAGTTGAAGCATTAACTGCTAACACTGCAATTAGCTACGGCGCACAAGATTGTGACGTTAATACAGCTGGCGCATTCACTGGCGAAAACTCAGCAGTAATGTTAAAAGAATTCGGTTGTAAATACACTCTGGTTGGTCACAGCGAACGTCGTGTTATACACGGTGAATCAAGCGAAGTTGTTGCTGAAAAATTTGCTGTTGCACAAGAAAATGGCCTAGTACCTGTACTTTGTATCGGTGAAACACTAGCACAATTCGAAGCTGGCGAAACTAAAGCTGTTGTTGAAGCGCAACTGCAAGCCGTTGTCACTAAATCGGGTATCACATCGCTAAACAATGCAGTAATTGCATACGAACCAGTTTGGGCAATCGGTACTGGTAAAACAGCAACACCAGAAATTGCACAAGACATCCACGCGCATATCCGTTCATGGTTAGCAGAGCAAGATGCTGCAGTAGCAAATAAAGTTCAAATCCTTTATGGTGGTTCAGTTAAAGGCGCTAACGCTGCTGAATTATTCGGTCAAGCAGACATTGATGGCGGCCTAGTTGGCGGCGCTTCACTAGACGCGGTAGAATTCTCTAAAGTTATTGCAGGTGCTTCTGCATAA
- a CDS encoding condensin complex protein MksE: MFQTTVELLLQGHTICQVSRPDAYRYLSEQSLFEKINDYLRLINRKVKVIEDGLAFVACYCTIEEENRADIRQQLRQVRDIFRPLVNFLDLAMTALVHDCAMRAGDTIRLSELLRGIEHEPTLKQQLALLTNKGIFKTSRNDISEQLNFILKKLADAGYVQRLETGSTLYQITAKMNYIHELIDFINDSESLKLETQDNPIFDDSQSEMF; this comes from the coding sequence ATGTTTCAAACTACCGTTGAATTATTGTTACAGGGTCATACCATTTGTCAGGTCAGTCGACCTGATGCATACCGCTACCTGTCTGAGCAAAGCTTATTTGAAAAGATAAATGATTACCTGCGTTTGATTAACCGTAAGGTAAAAGTGATTGAAGACGGCTTAGCCTTTGTCGCTTGTTACTGCACCATTGAAGAAGAAAACCGCGCAGATATTCGTCAGCAGTTACGCCAAGTACGTGATATTTTCCGTCCATTGGTTAACTTTTTAGATCTCGCCATGACCGCCCTGGTACATGATTGTGCCATGCGCGCAGGCGATACCATTCGTTTGTCTGAGTTATTACGTGGTATTGAGCACGAGCCAACGTTAAAACAACAATTGGCGTTATTAACCAATAAAGGTATTTTCAAAACTAGCCGTAATGATATCTCGGAACAACTTAACTTTATCTTAAAAAAATTAGCTGATGCTGGCTACGTACAACGTTTAGAGACGGGTAGTACTCTTTATCAGATCACCGCTAAAATGAATTACATTCACGAGTTAATTGATTTTATTAATGACAGTGAATCGTTGAAATTAGAAACACAAGATAACCCTATCTTCGATGACTCACAGTCGGAGATGTTTTAA